From Cyprinus carpio isolate SPL01 chromosome A7, ASM1834038v1, whole genome shotgun sequence, a single genomic window includes:
- the LOC109093161 gene encoding talin rod domain-containing protein 1-like encodes MASSGSGKSDSEVSTNVLSGSLQQRKRLSYICDACKSKMQLVADLLLLSSETRPVVNTDGMPVAETFEKCRDTVIARTKELSIIVHDIQSQLNMGKYVEVGDRLVEMGDLVVSLTEYSAHAAYLAAVEIPGSQAAVPGLVNRYKVTRCRHEVEQTCNVLRLTALTDLTPQLLLEVSQNVLKNLTMLTDASSLASDKSKDKFAKEQFKASVKCMSTSATALLACVRELKACPSELTRNRCVLFSGPLVQAVHALVGFATEPQFLGKVATITPEGKGVQTAVLGGAMSVVSACVLLTQGLRDIFQHPESSSQMPVYRERLRNSACAVSDGCTLLSQALRERSSPRTLPPVNSHSVN; translated from the coding sequence ATGGCTAGTAGTGGCTCGGGAAAATCAGATAGTGAGGTTTCTACCAACGTCCTTAGCGGCAGCTTGCAACAAAGGAAAAGACTTTCATACATCTGTGACGCATGCAAGAGCAAAATGCAGCTGGTGGCGGACCTGCTCCTGCTGTCCAGCGAGACCAGGCCCGTGGTGAACACCGACGGAATGCCTGTAGCAGAGACGTTCGAGAAGTGTCGCGACACGGTGATCGCCCGAACTAAGGAGCTGTCGATTATCGTTCACGATATCCAGAGCCAGCTCAACATGGGGAAGTACGTGGAGGTCGGGGACCGATTGGTGGAGATGGGCGACCTGGTGGTCTCGCTGACGGAGTATTCGGCGCACGCCGCGTACCTGGCAGCCGTGGAGATCCCGGGCTCGCAGGCTGCCGTTCCCGGCCTGGTTAACCGCTACAAAGTCACCCGCTGTCGGCACGAAGTGGAGCAGACGTGCAACGTTCTCCGCCTGACGGCTCTGACTGACCTGACACCGCAGCTCCTTCTGGAAGTCTCACAGAACGTCCTGAAGAACCTCACCATGCTCACGGACGCCTCTTCTCTGGCCAGTGATAAATCCAAGGACAAGTTCGCCAAGGAACAGTTCAAAGCCAGCGTCAAGTGCATGAGCACGAGCGCCACGGCTCTGTTGGCGTGCGTGCGCGAGCTCAAGGCCTGCCCCAGCGAGCTGACCCGCAACCGCTGCGTCCTCTTCAGTGGGCCTCTCGTGCAGGCCGTGCACGCCTTGGTGGGTTTCGCCACCGAGCCGCAGTTCCTCGGCAAAGTCGCCACCATCACCCCGGAGGGCAAAGGGGTGCAGACGGCCGTTCTGGGTGGCGCCATGAGCGTGGTTTCGGCCTGCGTGCTCCTTACCCAGGGCCTCAGGGATATTTTCCAACATCCCGAGAGCAGCTCCCAGATGCCCGTTTATCGGGAGCGGCTGCGGAACTCTGCATGCGCCGTCTCGGACGGATGCACACTCCTGTCTCAGGCACTAAGGGAACGATCCTCTCCTAGAACTTTACCGCCAGTTAATTCTCATTCTGTGAATTAA